One genomic segment of Plasmodium cynomolgi strain B DNA, chromosome 14, whole genome shotgun sequence includes these proteins:
- a CDS encoding deoxyhypusine hydroxylase (putative), which yields MTGSIHNRGSRLIQYEDSSNKDFIRKYLVETRNEFIEKQMRALYECREIYKDDIDEVINILTYALENNDSVLLRHEVAYVIGQISNEKCNDILIKLLNDTEENLMVRHEAAEGLAAIGSDSNIEVIKKFLNDEKVEVRETCELALSSLLEKNNNKDNIKEAIKKKRNDEFVSKKFNTIDPVVFTSNDNAKSVDALIEDLNNETVPLKLRYEALFKLRDMETDMSINALGEVLIKDKKSAIFRHEVAFVLGQALHLNSLKYLISSLQNVGEHEMVRHEVALALGSLGSLNINSQEYKNVQSEIISTLKTFSKDACRVVSESCLVGLDYIAENLNMAIEIN from the exons atgacagGAAGTATTCACAACAGAGGAAGTCGCCTAATCCAGTATGAAGACAGCAGCAATAAAGACTTCATCAGGAAATACCTAGTAGAAACAAGAAATGAATTTATAGAAAAGCAAATGAGGGCATTGTATGAATGTAGAGAAATATACAAAGATGATATAGACGAagtgataaatattttgaccTACGCATTAGAAAATAATGATAGCGTCTTATTGAGGCATGAAGTAGCATATGTTATAGGGCAAATAAGTAATGAGAAATGCAATGACATTTTAATCAAGCTGCTAAACGATacggaagaaaatttaatggTTCGACATGAAGCTGCTGAAGGGTTAGCTGCAATAGGAAGTGATTCAAATATTgaagttataaaaaagtttttaaatGATGAAAAGGTAGAAGTTCGAGAGACATGTGAATTGGCTCTCAGTTCAttgttagaaaaaaataa TAATAAAGATAACATAAAagaagcaataaaaaaaaaacgaaatgacgAATTTGTTTCAAAGAAATTCAACACAATAGATCCAGTTGTATTTACATCAAATGATAATGCCAAAAGTGTTGATGCACTTATTGAAGACTTAAATAATGAAACGGTTCCGTTAAAATTAAGATATGAGgctttatttaaattaagaGATATGGAAACTGATATGTCCATAAACGCTTTAGGAGAAGTATtgataaaagataaaaaatccGCAATTTTTCGACATGAAGTTGCTTTTGTGTTGGGCCAAGCATTGCATTTAAACtctttgaaatatttaatttcttcGCTGCAAAATGTTGGGGAACATGAAATGGTTAGACATGAGGTTGCCCTTGCCCTAGGTTCTCTCGGAagtttaaatataaattcgcaagaatataaaaatgttcaaagCGAAATTATAAGCACTTTGAAAACCTTTTCGAAGGATGCCTGTAGAGTTGTATCTGAGAGTTGCCTGGTTGGACTGGATTACATAGCCGAGAATTTAAACATGGCaatagaaataaattga
- a CDS encoding RNA helicase (putative) produces the protein INRKDNIEKMRQALPVLGYEQEIIEAILNYDVVFISGDTGCGKSTQIPQFVYEHGFCTDNYLIGVTEPRKIAVRSISNRLNEELNIEDVAGYQIRFEKSHFLKNSKIKVMTEGILLREIMNDFILSKYAVIILDEAHERSINMDLILGLLSIICKIRKNNYFAYKSNVIPIKVIIMSATINDTHFFENKIFTNYTSINIPTEKVPVVDHFLSYTPQNYIEEAKKKVIQIHKRLPPGSILVFLTSQEEIYRLYNLLNNLKMSEKNTQVGDEKKIHTLEHTNEEAKKTQNENINSFDLSEDEKNANDNNCSFFFRSTDENKEKRIIFEASDSDDEDAPLHSALSVSASDLTEQCENDADGYEENYSLLNNPSSAEANQKDNNAESNGLGKTENGNDAPPCCGSSQTEEGEVGEGGPPSEGHTKGDDHYGEDVENGNELSEDSQSCSEHTPDNQPGDEQTEGQPNERTVNGEGKKQKNKQESSIWKGSDGSGRLKVFKLFANMHMQEQLSLFNDPRDDERVCIISTNIAETSITLPNIRYVVDCGKEKRKIYSTLNDYSYYVIDNISKSSSIQRKGRAGRILHLLKKNKKNKKKIETEKGHVYKLYSSNYYNYFFKNDNDFPILNYPLDSLISAKF, from the coding sequence ATAAATCGAAAGGACAACATAGAGAAAATGAGACAGGCGCTGCCCGTCCTGGGGTACGAACAAGAAATTATCGAAGCGATCCTAAATTACGATGTTGTGTTTATAAGTGGAGACACGGGATGCGGAAAATCTACACAAATTCCTCAGTTTGTTTATGAGCACGGGTTCTGCACAGATAATTACCTCATCGGCGTGACAGAACCGAGAAAAATAGCTGTAAGAAGCATTTCGAATAGGTTAAACGAAGAACTAAACATTGAAGATGTAGCTGGGTATCAAATAAGATTCGAAAAatcgcattttttaaaaaacagtaaaataaaagttatGACGGAAGGTATACTGCTAAGAGAAATTATGAAcgactttattttgtcaaaataTGCTGTTATTATCCTAGACGAAGCCCATGAGAGAAGCATAAACATGGATTTAATTTTAGGCCTCCTGTCAATCATCTgcaaaattagaaaaaacaattatttcGCATACAAATCGAATGTCATTCCAATTAAAGTCATCATTATGTCTGCAACTATTAATGATACccacttttttgaaaataaaatttttacaaattataCCTCCATCAACATTCCAACGGAAAAAGTCCCCGTGGTAGATCACTTCCTCTCCTACACGCCTCAAAACTATAttgaagaagcgaaaaaaaaagttatacaGATTCATAAAAGGCTACCACCTGGTAGCATACTAGTGTTCTTAACAAGCCAGGAAGAAATTTATcgtttatataatttactcaacaatttgaaaatgtccgaaaaaaacacacaagtaggagatgaaaaaaaaatacatacactTGAACATACTAATgaggaagcgaaaaaaacgcagaacgaaaatataaattctttTGACCTAAGTGAGGACGAAAAAAACGCGAATGATAATaattgcagtttttttttcaggtcaacggatgaaaataaagaaaagcgAATTATATTTGAAGCATCCGACAGTGACGACGAGGATGCTCCTTTGCACAGCGCCCTGTCGGTAAGCGCATCTGACCTTACGGAGCAATGTGAAAATGATGCCGATGgatatgaagaaaattacaGTTTATTGAATAATCCCAGCAGTGCAGAAGCGAACCAAAAGGACAACAACGCAGAATCAAACGGCTTGGGAAAAACGGAGAACGGGAATGACGCCCCCCCCTGCTGTGGGAGCAGTCAGACTGAAGAAGGTGAGGTTGGCGAAGGAGGCCCCCCTTCGGAAGGACATACCAAGGGGGATGATCATTATGGTGAAGATGTCGAAAATGGGAATGAACTGTCGGAGGATAGCCAATCTTGTAGTGAACACACGCCGGACAACCAACCGGGTGATGAACAAACGGAAGGACAGCCCAACGAACGCACAGTCAAcggagaagggaaaaaacaaaagaacaAACAAGAATCAAGTATTTGGAAGGGAAGCGACGGGTCAGGCAGACTAAAAGTTTTTAAGCTCTTtgcaaatatgcacatgcagGAACAACTAAGTTTATTTAACGACCCTAGGGATGATGAGCGAGTCTGCATTATAAGCACAAACATAGCAGAGACGTCTATCACCCTGCCAAACATTCGCTACGTAGTGGACtgcggaaaggaaaagagaaaaatttactCAACATTGAACGATTATTCCTACTACGTTATTGATAACATAAGTAAAAGTTCTTCAATccaaagaaaaggaagagcagGTCGAATCTtacatttattaaaaaaaaataaaaaaaataaaaagaaaatagaaacagaaaagggaCATGTGtacaaattatattcatcaaattattacaactattttttcaaaaacgaTAATGATTTCCCAATTTTGAACTACCCCCTTGACTCCCTAATTTCTGCTaagttttaa
- a CDS encoding 40S ribosomal protein S7 (putative), whose protein sequence is MVSVKTKILKNNPSDLEREIAQCLIDIELSSSSDIKNDAKEIKILSCDLIEVEKIKKKTILIYIPYKIYATYVRKIQRKLINELEKKTKKYVVLVAKRTILKAKQKTKSFKIIPRSRTLTSVYDSILEDIVAPSEIVGKRISMKADGKRLFKIMLDSKERQRDNIEEKLISFAAVYKRITRRDTVFTLPPTNEK, encoded by the exons ATGGTTTCTGTTAAAACGAAAATTCTAAAAAACAATCCCAGCGACTTAGAAAGAGAAATTGCGCAATGCCTGATTGACATTGAGTTATCAAGCTCGTcggacataaaaaatgacgcaAAAGAAATTAAGATATTATCATGTGATTTGATagaagttgaaaaaattaaaaaaaaaacgattttaatttatattccATACAAGATTTATGCAACTTACGTAAGGAAAATACAAAGGAAACTTATCAACGAATTGGAGAAGAAAACCAAAAAGTATGTTGTGTTGGTAGCCAAGAGGACCATACTAAAGGCGAAGCAGAAAACCAagtcatttaaaataattccaaGATCGAGAACTCTGACCAGTGTATATGACTCCATTTTAGAGGACATCGTAGCTCCCAGCGAAATAGTTGGAAAGAG AATAAGCATGAAGGCTGACGGAAAGAGACTATTCAAAATAATGCTCGACTCCAAGGAAAGGCAAAGAGATAACATCGAGGAGAAGCTCATTAGCTTCGCGGCTGTGTACAAAAGAATCACAAGAAGAGACACGGTGTTTACTCTGCCACCAACCaacgaaaaatga
- a CDS encoding hypothetical protein (putative): MNHYVREKRLAAKWFQVGSNPFFYRKFRHVKHFSQAQIPKRVGFMKPAFKLNRKAQKYIVNVQWLKSGNTKELQKLCNDIKKDANSFNSYEIIDLVYYLSKHSNRNVYLTIEPLLFHFFRKYNTSVNLNGVSIHRLLRVLTEYQDLVYREWIYSIAKIISKKHAHISMRDIQLILDDLALFYDFQIHCQITPFYNTIINRIHELEIKRLPFLIHVIGRIGCNNPNLLNILVATLKKNISKNDLYRSDFSGLLLRGLANLKILPERSILHQLYKPVKENINYTNIKYLSWCADGFSRLNYFSPLPMLVNQILQLKDKITQLELNDFSSILNCIQAYILIKQHNGYGEKGNVPHRRRSLSSDVTPKAQSDHPNDDGSLLQRPPGDIPSDESHNKSMLREWNFDPRKIPIQDAHNDQSSNQFSVGENVKYGHQTAHKREDRTEGRQTIHPNRTLQSDVKNKGKKYHSVQRNQTDGINHPCGDYAVQKECTKNKVKQNVELDEDAAECAPPDPANVKNKTNDPSGSDNSMHPISNEKFLREMNSIFEVNANTISLEALYDIYLKLEKIILEKITENIYSSTPPYRVIMFELLTRLFRFYKKPIDLIVHMNTHRYDTSLLLKHTNSLPLIISNEKRRKISSSELSFHVQEFDFSNDFFFKDSPNDHLGAQKSTPDDGNMQIEGESHRARATPSAEMKNGEKERAKNEQPHGNETNTYHHNVEENLLLTEDTQINVNTPLPKIFKTFLHSIYFRTPALGGRTIMLLLIALVRLNFGEREKFEYLTKTDSNILPFSKTNEIYRPLTKCLIREIIRKLESFNSEELIICAMCLNELDALNLNDELFSLLIERLFNLNKSNYMSHDQVLQLNSLFHFWYTRRRNLIAQNLRFTSIKQFKSFLA; the protein is encoded by the coding sequence ATGAATCACTACGTGCGCGAGAAGCGCCTTGCCGCGAAATGGTTCCAGGTCGGAAGCAACCCCTTCTTCTACAGGAAGTTCCGCCATGTAAAACACTTCAGTCAAGCGCAAATCCCTAAAAGGGTGGGGTTCATGAAACCCGCATTCAAACTAAACAGAAAGGCGCAGAAGTATATAGTCAATGTGCAGTGGCTAAAAAGTGGAAACACGAAAGAGTTACAAAAGCTATGtaatgacataaaaaaagatgcaaacTCGTTTAATAGCTACGAAATTATCGACCTGGTATACTACCTAAGTAAGCATTCGAACAGAAATGTCTACCTAACCATCGAGCCCTtgttatttcattttttccgcaAATACAACACGTCCGTTAATTTAAACGGTGTGTCTATACATAGGCTGTTAAGAGTACTAACAGAATATCAAGACTTAGTTTACAGAGAGTGGATTTACTCGAtagcaaaaattatttccaagaaacatgcacacatatcTATGAGGGACATTCAACTTATCCTAGACGACTTGGCTCTGTTTTACGATTTTCAAATACATTGTCAGATTACTCCTTTTTACAACACAATTATAAATAGGATTCATGAactggaaataaaaagactTCCATTTCTGATACATGTCATCGGAAGAATTGGATGTAATAACCCTAATCTGTTGAACATCCTAGTGgccactttaaaaaaaaatatctccaAAAATGATTTGTATCGATCCGATTTTTCAGGACTACTACTAAGAGGTTTAGCAAATCTGAAGATACTACCGGAGAGGAGCATCCTCCATCAGTTGTACAAACCGGtcaaagaaaatataaactaTACAAATATCAAGTACCTATCCTGGTGTGCTGATGGTTTTTCTAGACTAAACTATTTCTCCCCCCTACCTATGCTAGTAAATCAGATACTGCAATTGAAGGACAAAATTACGCAGCTAGAGCTTAACGACTTCTCCTCCATACTGAACTGCATCCAAGCGTACATACTAATAAAACAGCACAATGGATACggagaaaaggggaacgTGCCGCACCGGAGAAGAAGCCTCTCCTCGGATGTTACTCCAAAGGCGCAAAGTGACCATCCGAATGATGACGGGAGCCTGCTTCAACGCCCCCCTGGAGACATACCATCGGATGAAAGTCACAACAAATCGATGTTACGTGAATGGAACTTTGATCCCAGGAAAATCCCAATTCAAGATGCACATAACGATCAAAGTAGCAACCAATTTAGCGTTggtgaaaatgtaaaatatggGCACCAAACCGCTCACAAGAGAGAAGACCGCACGGAGGGGAGACAAACGATTCACCCAAATAGGACGCTCCAGAgtgatgtaaaaaataaagggaaaaaataccatTCTGTTCAAAGGAACCAAACAGATGGGATAAATCACCCCTGTGGAGACTATGCCGTACAGAAGGAATGCAccaaaaataaagttaaacAAAATGTAGAGTTGGATGAAGATGCGGCAGAATGTGCCCCACCCGATCCGGCCAATGTAAAGAATAAAACAAACGACCCCTCCGGAAGTGACAATTCCATGCATCCCATTtctaatgaaaaatttttacgcgAAATGAACTCAATTTTTGAGGTGAATGCTAACACAATATCTTTAGAAGCATTATACgacatttatttaaaattagaaaaaatcattttagaaaaaattacggaAAACATTTATAGCAGCACCCCACCCTACCGAGTAATAATGTTTGAATTGCTAACTAGACTCTTcagattttataaaaaaccGATTGACTTAATTGTCCATATGAATACACACAGATATGACACTTCTCTACTGCTGAAACATACCAATAGTCTGCCTCTTATTATATCAAAtgaaaagaggagaaaaattagCAGCTCGGAATTATCTTTTCATGTGCAAGAGTTTGATTTTTCgaatgactttttttttaaggattCCCCAAATGATCATTTGGGGGCACAGAAAAGCACGCCCGATGATGGAAATATGCAAATTGAGGGAGAAAGCCATCGCGCTCGTGCTACCCCATCtgcagaaatgaaaaatggcgaaaaagaaagagcgaaaaatgaacaacCCCATGGCAACGAAACTAATACGTATCATCACAACGTCGAGGAAAACCTGCTACTGACCGAGGATACCCAGATAAATGTAAACACACCGTTGccgaaaatttttaaaacctttTTGCACTCCATATATTTTAGAACCCCCGCGTTAGGCGGAAGAACCATCATGTTGCTACTAATAGCACTGGTAAGATTAAATTTCGGGGAACGGGAAAAATTCGAATATTTAACCAAGACGGATTCTAacattttaccattttctAAAACTAACGAGATATACAGACCCTTAACAAAATGTCTTATTCGAGAAATAATTAGAAAACTGGAATCGTTTAATTCTGAGGAGTTGATAATTTGTGCAATGTGCCTAAACGAGCTGGACGCCTTAAACTTAAATgatgaattattttcattattaattGAACGACTTTTCAATTTAAACAAAAGTAACTACATGAGCCACGACCAGGTGCTACAGTTAAACAGTCTTTTCCACTTCTGGTACACCCGAAGAAGAAACTTAATTGCGCAAAATTTGCGATTCACGTCGATAAAGCAGTTTAAGAGTTTCCTTGCGTAG
- a CDS encoding hypothetical protein (putative) has product MLSFVKSVGRGFARTYSWCKSASCRRFFSEDYFWTKANVGPFFICLLTAPYWFAGIKNIYWTLRYEQLNKQEILSDRFTWLYERMLEDEVHKTLLQKLPSYNFKNNGPENMLGPSQI; this is encoded by the exons ATGCTATCATTCGTAAAAAGCGTTGGCAGAGGTTTCGCGCGTACCTACTCCTGGTGTAAAAG TGCAAGTTGTCGTAGATTTTTCAGCGAAGACTATTTTTGGACTAAAGCGAATGTCGGTCCATTCTTCATTTGCCTTCTAACTGCGCCCTATTGGTTTGCAGGCATAAAG AATATTTATTGGACGCTGCGCTACGAGCAATTAAATAAACAGGAAATACTCTCTGACAGATTCACCTGGTTGTACGAAAGGATGTTAGAAGACGAAGTACATAAGACCCTTTTGCAGAAGCTACCCTCCTacaactttaaaaataatggcCCAGAAAATATGTTAGGCCCAAGCCAAATATAA
- a CDS encoding putative N6-DNA-methyltransferase (putative) → MASSPEVKINFDYIYSNEGIRKDVYLPSSDTFTFLEALEEDVETISPTAHVALEMGTGSGYLILSLYELLLKKKKNLDLLYCLDINEKACKCVRKLTWDNKISKVEIINTDLFSNLRQCKQFDLVLFNPPYVVTEQDEMNKTDIVASYAGGKHGREIILKFLLSVYDYVSDKGVIYLLMEKNNRPDEILKDANISNRFNYTELKKKKTLNETIFIYKLSKKGF, encoded by the exons ATGGCATCTTCTCCGgaggtgaaaataaattttgactACATTTATAGCAACGAAGGGATTAGGAAAGATGTGTATCTTCCAAGCAGCGACACGTTTACATTTCTTGAGGCTCTCGAAGAAGATGTTGAGACCATTTCACCAACTGCTCACGTGGCGCTAGAAATGGG AACAGGAAGCGGCTATCTGATTTTGTCCCTGTACGAGCTGCTgctaaaaaagaagaagaacctTGACCTCCTGTACTGCCTTGACATTAACGAGAAGGCCTGTAAATGCGTAAGGAAGTTAACATGGGACAATAAAATTTCAAAGGTCGAAATAATTAACACCGATTTGTTCAGCAACTTAAGGCAGTGCAAACAATTCGACCTGGTCTTATTCAACCCCCCATATGTTGTGACAGAACAAgacgaaatgaacaaaacggATATTGTTGCATCCTACGCAGGAGGAAAACATGGAagagaaattattttaaaatttctgttAAGCGTATATGACTATGTAAGTGATAAGGGAGTTATATACCTGCTCATGGAAAAGAATAACAGGCCAGACGAAATATTGAAAGATGCGAATATATCCAATAGGTTCAATTACACAGaactgaaaaagaaaaaaacattaaatgaaaccatttttatttacaaactTAGCAAAAAAGGTTTCTAA
- a CDS encoding vesicle-associated membrane protein 714 (putative) gives MSIIYGLVARDKTVLAEYTEFGGNFSNISRLLLEIIPPHSARKSYIYDDYVFHQLMKNGITFMAMTDKELGFLTPYAFLEEISKVFFKHFNYTSDFITLSLDEEFKPVLRENMRVFNNYESNDVHNIKNKISNIQNIIIENIEKILERREKIDILVNKSEKLYQDNISFRRQAMRLNFFMWMEDNRFLIYFISTIGIFVFLIWSFYNV, from the exons atgtctatAATTTATGGTTTAGTAGCAAGAG ACAAGACAGTACTGGCAGAATACACCGAATTCGGAGGCAATTTTTCCAACATAAGCAGATTGCTTCTGGAGATTATCCCTCCCCATTCCGCGAGGAAATCATACATCTACGATGA CTACGTTTTTCACCAGCTTATGAAAAATGGCATCACGTTCATGGCCATGACGGACAAGGAACTGGGCTTCCTAACCCCCTACGCTTTTCTAGAAGAAATATCGAAAGT TTTCTTTAAGCACTTTAACTACACGTCTGATTTTATTACCCTGTCGCTGGATGAAGAGTTTAAGCCCGTTTTGAGAGAAAACATG agaGTCTTCAACAACTACGAATCGAACGATGTgcataacataaaaaacaaaattagcAACATACAAAATATCATCATCGAAAATATCGAAAAGATACTGgagaggagagaaaaaatagacataCTAGTtaacaaaagtgaaaaattatatcagGATAATATAAGCTTCAGGCGGCAAGCCATGaggctaaatttttttatgtggaTGGAAGACAACAGATTTCTTATTTACTTCATTTCGACCATAggtatttttgtttttctcatttggtCCTTCTATAACGTGTAA
- a CDS encoding hypothetical protein (putative) — protein MCTLSPSPKSEEIYKTVVEKVLEHTCQEKPSKYYFLIKQNQHNSKDFSLAKITFREEPLLNLGDNLKEDETFASVFNNSGISHKKLKKKKKEEYLLRKLKSSNVTVSDEQIVAKLKKLLKCGKNNKEIIFKKDSLHELHNSYAFYDDAFCENFYVIGDEFDFQISKQLNGLSVLSLSKCSSIFFTILNDLKADSSKSFIQLIKDTVKVEYDPRLLNARVSGKRKKNALFVNENMTILKIFYKDKLYMVKNKIFGYQHDINENLVKNPHLLFLGEQEAWILILKCKEEAISQKCITATRYEEERKSVIEQHDCVLGSLRK, from the coding sequence atgtgcacactTAGCCCCAGCCCCAAGTCGGAGGAAATTTACAAAACTGTTGTGGAGAAAGTGCTGGAGCACACCTGCCAGGAAAAACCAAGCAAGTATTATTTTCTAATTAAGCAAAATCAACACAACTCGAAAGATTTTTCCCTAGCCAAAATAACCTTCAGAGAAGAGCCATTGCTCAACTTGGGGGATAACCTTAAGGAGGATGAAACGTTTGCTTCAGTTTTTAACAATTCAGGAATATcgcacaaaaaattgaagaagaaaaaaaaagaagagtacctattaagaaaattaaaatcgtCCAATGTTACTGTATCTGATGAACAGATCGTagcaaaattaaagaagctcctaaaatgtggaaaaaacaacaaggaaattatttttaaaaaggatagTCTTCACGAATTACATAATTCTTACGCATTTTATGATGATGCATTTTGCGAAAACTTTTACGTAATAGGTGATGAGTTCGATTTTCAAATATCCAAACAGCTAAATGGTTTGTCCGTCTTGTCACTAAGCAAGTGtagcagcattttttttacaattttaaacGACTTAAAAGCTGATAGTTCCAAAAGCTTCATACAATTAATTAAGGACACTGTAAAAGTAGAATACGATCCAAGATTACTAAATGCTCGCGTATCcgggaagagaaaaaaaaatgctcttTTTGTCAACGAAAATATgactattttaaaaatattctataAAGATAAGCTGTACatggttaaaaataaaatattcggTTACCAACACGACATTAATGAAAACCTCGTGAAAAATCCCCACCTCTTATTTTTGGGCGAACAGGAGGCGTGGATACTTATCTTGAAATGCAAGGAAGAGGctatttcacaaaaatgtataactGCAACTCGCTACGAAGAAGAACGGAAAAGTGTGATTGAACAGCACGACTGTGTTTTAGGTTCCTTGCGGAAG